In the genome of Odocoileus virginianus isolate 20LAN1187 ecotype Illinois chromosome 17, Ovbor_1.2, whole genome shotgun sequence, the window GCCAGCTCTCCAGCAGAACACATAAGTAGAGCCCAAGGCCCGTAGTGTAGATATTCCCATTATGACCAATTTcaggttgttgctgtttagtcgctaagtcatgtctgactctttttcaaacccatggactctagcctgtgaggctcctctgttcatgggatttcccaggcaagaatactggaatgggttgccatttccttctgaaggaaggggatcttcctgacccaggaattgaatccaatGGTTTAATAACCAGCTTGTGAAAttgctgaatatttattgatcagCACTTAAGAGCAGGTACAAGCCTGCCCTAGTACATCATCGATTATCCTACATGGTGCTTTCAACACAGCATTGTCATGAAGACAGACTAATTACTACTGTTTAAACATCAGCTTTGAAATAtgatttacatacaataaaatgtacCCATTTTATGTGTACTGTTCGAAGATTTTTGACAAATAGATATACCATCTTcataatcaagatacagaacatttccattagtCTTAAATGTTCTCTTGTGACCCTTCCTAGTTAACCAGTTAATCTTCACTCTACCACCCATTtcagccctggcaaccactgatctgtttttttttttttttgccacacagtatgaaggatcttacttccctgactgaccagggatggaaaccgtgccccctgcagtggaaacatggagacTTAACCAGTAAACCACCACCACGGATCTGTTCTATGTCACTGTAGATTAGTTATTTTTCCccctagaatttcatataaatggaatcatatggtatgtattgtgtctagcttcttttgTTCAGTATGGCAGTCTTAAAATTCAGCTATAGTGTTTTTGTGTCTGTTTGTATCTATGGGTAAGttgtattctattgtatgtatgtaccataatttatGCATTCACCAGATGATTATTTTTCAACTGAATTCTGATCATAAAAAGTCCTTTTATAAATATGTTGCTGAATGTTGCAGCCatagcttttattaaaaatagtgatggagagaatatatttaataatggtTTTTAGTTTGATGTTGAATTTATGATACTAATATTAAGCAATGGTATTTTAATCTTAGATCCAGTACCaagatttaagaaacatttactaCCTCATTAAAAAGTCTTTTACTTAAGTATATGAATATAGGTTTTAATTTGATgtttggatatatttttaaaagactgagtaGTTCAGACTGGCTCTTTGGTTCTCTACCCTGTAAATAATGACTAGCTTTCCTTTTTTACTCTATGCCTTATAGAATTTGCCTCCTTACTGGTAGACTTTTTGAAAACTAATACCActtatttaaataagaaagctTTAATTTATTGTTGATAATTTtaaacagacttaattttttccttctcttctctctctctttcttaagcAAATAAATTCCAAACCCATTTTGTAGTATTCAACAtatctcagtcagtcagttcagtcactcagttgtgtccaactctttgagacctcatggactgcagcacagtaggcttccctgtccatcaccaactcctggagcttgctcaaactcatgtttattgagtcggtggtgccatccaaccatctcatcctctgtccccttttcctcctgccttcagtctttcccagcatcagggtcgtttccagtgagtcagtttttcgcatcaggtggccaaagtattggagtttcagcttcagcatcagtccctccaatgaatattcaggactgacttcctttaggattgactgatttgatctccttgcagtccaaatgactctcaagagtcttttccaataccacagttcaaaagcatcaattcttcagcactcagctttctttatggtccaactctcacatccatacgtgactactggaaaaaccatagctttgactagatggacctttgtcagcaaactaatgtctctactttttaatatgctgtctaggttggtaatagcttttcttccaaggagtgagtgtcttttaatttcaagactgcagtcaccatcagcagtaattttggagcccccaaaaataaagtctgtcactgtttccccatctatttgccatgaagtgatgggactggatgccatgatcttagctttttgaatgttgttttaagctaactttttcactctcctctttcatcctcatcaggaggttcttcagttcctcttgctttctgccacaagggtggtgtcatctgcatatctgaggttattgatatttctcctggaaatcttgattccagcttgtgcttcacccagcctggcatttctcatggtgtactctgcatataagttaaataagcagggtgacaatatacagccttgatgtatttctttcccaatttggaactggtccattgttccatgtctggttctaactgttgcttcttgacctgcatacagatttctcaggaggcgagtaaggtggtctggtattcccatctctttaagaattttccccagtttgttgtgatccacacagtcaaaggctttggtgtagtcaataaagtagaagtagatgtttttctggaactctcttgctttttcaatgatccaacggatgttggcaatttgatctctggttccgctgtctttcctaaatccagactgaacatctggaagttctcggttcacatactgttgaaaacttgtttggagaattttgagcattactttgctagtgtgtgacatATCACATATCTCAAGTGGCTTAAAAAGCaagatcaattttttaaaatctcatatcCTGAGATTCCAGTAGGTGGCACTCTTATAAAGCCTAAAGACTTCTGTTTTGGCAATCCATGGTTGTTTTCTAGATGTTCTCTTTCTACTCTCACCTACTTGCAAACCCATTTGTTCTGGATAACTTAAATTCATTTCCCTCTAATTATCAGGGTTATGCATACtgttaagcatttaaaaatgttcaaaagaagaaatattcttCAAACCCCTTGATTAATTTCCAAGAGATAACTACTCCAAAAATTTAGTATGTACAATATTTTCCAGACTCTTCTCTAGCCCCCACACACAATAAgtgtatataaaagttaaaatttatattagtaaaagtttagattttaaaataatcataatgatATGCTTGCCTTTGTTTTCTGATCCTATACCTGGGGTTTTTTCTTATGAGTAGTTTCCCTTTAAGAAAGACCtctcaaatgcaaatcaaaaccacaatgaggtaccattatacgccagtcaggatggctgctatccaaaagtctacaagcaataaatgctggagagggtgtggagaaaagggaaccctcttacactgttggtgggaatgcaaattagtacagccactatggaaaacagtgtggagatttcttaaaaagctggaaatagaactgccgtatgacccagcaatcccacttctgggcatacacaccaaggaaaccagatctgaaagagacacatgcaccccaatgttcatcgcagcactgtttataacagccaggacatggaagcaacccagatgcccatcagcagacgaatggatgaggaagctgtggtacatatacaccatggaatattactcagccattaaaaagaattcatttgaatcagttctaatgagatggatgaaactggagcccattatacagagcgaagtaagccagaaagataaagaccattacagtatactaacacatatatatggactttagaaagatggtaacgataaccctatatgcaaaacagaaaaagagactcagatgtatggaacagacttgtggactctgggagaaggcgagggtgggatgtttcaggagaacagcattgaaacatgttattatctagggtgaaacagatcaccagcctaggttgggtgcatgagacaagtgctcgggcctggtgcactgggaagacccagagggatcaggtggagagggaggtgggaggggggactgggatggggagtacatgtaaatccatggctaattcatatcaatgtataacaaaaactactgtaatgatgtaaagtaattagcctccaactaataaaaattaaaaaaaaaaaaaaaaaaaaagaaagacctctCATTCCTGCAATTGCTGAGTCCCGAAGGACCATTCCTGTTGGTGTTGAACTAGGGCATGTGGTGCAGTGAATGATGCCTGGACTTTCATGATAAGGATTCTGTGCTAATTGCATTTCTTGGCAGTGAGAGTAGAGTAAGGagaatttaaataataagaaaccTAAAGCTTCCTTTGCCAGTTGAAGACTATAGAATATTCTAAGATTTTATCTGAGTAGGATTGTGATTTTTGAACTTGCTGGCTGTTCCAGGAGATGTTCACTGTTGGTGTGTTAGTGGGAAACTTTGtgaaatcactgatttttttttttaaaggtagattccgtgccccccccccccccccaccatagTTTATAATCTTAAGGGCAGCTAATTTCCCCCAGAATGAGCAATCCAAGAGACCAAGTCAGATAAAATTGCTTTTGTGACCTAACCTTAAGAGTTATACACTGTCGCTTCTTCAGTAGGTCTGCTGTAATCATTGTGGGAGGGGACAATGCTCAGGGGCCTGTTTACTAGGAGGTGAGGCTCCCTGGGGCCATCTTGGAGGAACCACTAGGAACAGCATAGGTGGTTACCTTATCTGTTTACttcactgaggtataattgatatctaACATTATATTAAcagttttaggtatacaatgTAATGATTTAATACTTGTATGTATATTGGGAAATAGCGACTGTGAtgagtctagttaacatccatccaCAGGTGGTTACTTTAAAGCCATGAGATTAGATGAGGTCACCTAGGGAGTAAGAGTAGAGAGAGAAGATAGCAGGATTAAGTCAACATTCGGAGGTCACAAAGAAGAGTCAGAGAAAAAGCCTCCAGGGAGTCGATGCCTTTGGGAGCCCAGTGGAGAAAGTGTTTCCAAAAGAAGAGAAGGCTGAGAAACTAAGATAATAGCTAAGAAATGATCACCAGATTTATACCTGTGCAAAACCCGTTTCTCCTTGGAGTCTCACACAATTCAGATGTAGTTGTAAGGAAAACAGGTGTTGTTTAAAACGGTAACTACTTGCAGCCACTTTTGAGTACCAGAAAGTAGCCTCATGTATTACTTGTGGGTGATAGAGCTTGTGCAGTAAAGACCTTGATAATCTCTTTGGGTCTGAATAGAACCTCCTAGAGTTAGTTCTGGAAGGTGAGGGCTGGAGAGTTGAGTTGCCATCCATAataaaggaagaagaatggaGTATCCAAGACCACTAGCGAATTTGAAAGAAAGTGTGACTCCAGAAAGCTGCATACGAAGTGTGTCAGCTGAGAATGACAAAGTAACTCACCTTCTGTGGGCTTTTGCACCCACACTGGAATTCCTTCAGGCTCGTATGACCCTCTTCTCTCCATTCTGCTCCTCTGACACTCCTTGCTCATCAGTTACCCTGGTTTCTCCATAGGATTTTGGTTACACACAAAAAGCAATCATAGGCCAAAAATACCAAGTACTTGCTAGGTTCCAGGGACTGTTCCTACTGTTTTATGTACTCtacctcatttaattttcacaaagccACTCCACTGTAGgaataggaaactgaggcatacaaGAGGTTAAATTACGTGCTATCAAGTATTAAGGTCAGAATTTGAACTCAGTCTGGCTTCAGAGATTTGGCTCTTAATCAGTAAATCTTGCTCGTGTTTTCCTTTTAGGGTTTTGGATTTGGCAACTCAGACTGAACCAGTCTGAATCACCATCTACTCAGGCTTAGACTTTGGCCACCTTCTGCCCTAGCCAAGAACATGACATCTGTTATTGACTTGTGGGTCTGACCCACCCCAGTAGAAACCCCACCCTCGGCCTTGCTGGTGCCAGATAGGAGAAAGGCCATCAAAGCAATGTGTGTTCATGCCCCTGTGTCCTTTCATACATGCTTCCTCTGTTCCCAttctcccttctctgcctggTTGGTTTCTGTATGAAGTATTTGCTTGAGTCGTcacaaatttttctttctccttcaagtTGTTCTTTGATCTTCTATCCACCCTGTCTTAGCCTATCACCATTCCTGGTAGATGTCTATCTCTGCCCTCAATCTCAATTgtgaacttctccaggcaaggactaTACCTCTGAGTCTCCAGTCTGGCACACTATGAGGGTTCAATAAGAGTTTCTTGACTGAATGAAAGAAGGTGCTAGAAAATGAACAGGACAAATGTTATACCCTgcagtgaaaaatacattttttttttttttgtaaacttgATGGGCTGatgtaaaaaggaaagaactataagaatcttttttgttgttgttaattattCTAATTAAgtgctccttttatttttttgatgtggaccatttttaaagtctattgaatttgttacattattgcttttgttgtttatgttctggatTTTTGGCTATGAgacatgagggatcttagctcctgaccggggatcaaacctgcaccccctgccttggaaggtaaagtcccaaccactggactcccagggaagtcccaagaatctTCTTAACTTAATCTCCAGCCTCACCGTCTTTATCTCAGTGTTTATCGACTTCAGTAGTATTTCACAAACCTCTCTCTACACCCTTGACTCTATTGTTGGCATCAAGAAGGTACACATTTCACATTATTACCATTcaccttttattaaaattaactttattaaaacAATACTACTCGATTAAGGTCCTGTGATTAAACATATGTTCTAGGTCACTAGAAGAAAGTTTATTAAAGGACTACCTCAGGTCCACAAAGATGTAAGGCAATTTTGATTTGTTATCAAGACCCACATTTCCACAATGATTtgtaattaaattttgttttgaaggccaaagaaacaaaaaaaaaaaaaaacagactcaaaGTGAATAGggaatccaaagaaaatgaaacaaacagaagcagagattgaACTAATACATCATCTTACTCTAAAAGGAATAATTTCTATAAATTTCTTGTTCCTAAGGAACTAATCATGGGGCAGATCTTGTGAAATTTTACATCAGTTCTTCAATTTCCTGAACTTGGGATGAGACCACCTCACCATTCACCACTTCCTGCACAATTGTCTTGATTTTCCGGGCTTTGTTAGGGTCTAAAGATAAAAACGGAACAAAGGGAGCAAAAGTTAGTGCTTCAAATATTCATCTAACATTTGCTGTTTAACTTAGGCTTCTAAATTAGGTATTGACtgatacagtccatgaaatttaaACTTTCAGGTGTGACCTTTGCATTTCtaaacaaaatgcattttatttaataaaatgtattcagtGTTGTCTTGTGCACAAatgaaaatggttttctttttaaacacttaaaaagtGTTTATGATTCTCATAATACCCCTTTGTAGAGTAGATTTTCTTATCCTTCCTGAACTTGCTGAAAGTTTTAACCCTGTGCAGACTACTCAATTTATCTGCAGGaatgcataaatattttttcttggctccaaatacaaatatactttaaatatacactgctatatttaatgAGATCTTACAGTTTTGGTCATTAATAGATGTTATTCTGACTTGTTCTACATGATTCCTAGGGAATCTGCATACCTTTAGAGGAATCAGTTGATGGTGCTTGAGATGTGGAGGCTGTCACATATGAACTTTCCACCAAACAGTCACTGTAAAGAAAACAAGGGAGTTGATATCACATGATGCTTTCTGgaatgagaaggaagaaggagtTTTCTGTTTGAGCTTTTAAAATGGCCAATGAGAGAAGGTATTCTAAATTTCTTGATTAAGAATGAGGGAGTGATGCATCCTGAGAGTAATCAGTTGTGCAGCTACCTTTGTTTTCAAACACTGCCTAAAAAGGGCTCTTGAAGTGAAGCCAACTGACAATTAGTGGAAAATGTGGTTTTCCAACTTACGATCCTGAATTCTTCCCACCAGTCCAGGCTGCTGTTACTTTTGGAAAGTTCCCTAGGGTAGTTTCAAGGTGGTTGCATGGCTGATATTTGATGTGTCATTCTTAGCATTAAAATCAGAACTCTACTGGCTGATTGTTCTAATACACGTCTGCAGTATGCCTCTGTCTGTGTGGTGCCATTTTTCATCCCAGCATTTTATGAACTTTTATCAAGGAAGATAATGGTGACAACACTTTGCAAAGTGTAGAGCCTTTAATAAAGCTAAGGCATAttagacatgtccgactctttcgcgccggttctttgcgaccccatggactgtagcacaccaggctcctctgtccatgggatttcccaagcaagaatactggagtagattgccatttcctcctccaggggatcttccccacccaggaacagAACCTGCATTGAAGGCGATTCTTTACCGCGGAGCCACCTAGGAACTCCTATGTCTTTACCAGAAGATGTGTTCTTTTCTGTCAACTAAACCCTTCCCGATTCTGTTGCCCTTAAACTGCATCTGGTGTCCACGGTCGGTCAGCCATTGAGGTTATTTTCAGCCCCAGTTATCTATTTACCCTTGGGCCTCGCCGTCCAGTAGGCGGCGGTAGGTCTCGATTTCCAGCTCCAGGCGGGCCTTGACGTTCAGCAGCCGCTGGTAGTCGGCGCTCTGGCGCTCGGCGTCGGCGCGCACCTGCAGCAGCTGCTCCTCCAGGCTGCCGATGAGCTGCTGCACCTGGGACAGCTGGCCGCAGTAGTCGCCCTCGGTTTCAGCCAGCGAGTCCTCCAGGGATTTCTTCTGCACGTGGGAGAGAAACGGCACAGACGTAACAATGGAGGGGACCTAAATGCGGAAGGCTGCCAATGGTCCATCTTACTCATTTGAAGGCATCTCTTGGCACGCGCCCTACCATGGCGAGCTGGGACTGGAGCTCGATTTCCAGGTTTTGAAGCGCGCGCCGCAGGTCGGTGACCTCGCTCTTGCTGGACTGAAGCTGTTCCGTGTTGCTGCTGATCTCCTTCCTGAGCTCCCCGCTCTGCCGCAACAAAGAGGGGTGAGGGGACGTGAGTCAGCCCTGCTCTCCTTTAATACAAGCGTATCCACGCCTTTTGTTTTTGTTAGCAGTACCTTTTCAATGAACCAGGCCTCCGCATCCTTCCGGTTCTGCTCAGCGATGGTTTCATACTGTGCCCGCATGTCgttgaggagcctggtgaggtccACTCCGGGGGCAGCGTCCATTTCTACGCTGACCTGGCCTGGGCCGCCGGCCCGGCAGCTTTGGAGCTCCTGGGGACAGCGGGTGAGAGGGGCGAAGGGGCCCACTGTGACTTTTGTGGGCCTCTTCATCCACCAAAAATAGGAAACATTACCTTTTACGACTGCGTTGGTTTAAACACAAACCAGTTAATACAAACTATTCAAACATCTTTTATCTAAACATTAGtagttttcttctgatttttgaaaGAGCTTGAGATGGGTTCCTAAACTCACTGCGGGTCCTTGGCACTGTGCCTGCCATGCCTGATGGATGAGCTGGCCCTGCTTCTTGGGGCTCCATGGCCTTCACAAGATGGGAAGGCCTGGTGGAATTGATGTCCCAGGGGCTTTCAACCGAGGGCTGCAGACAGTCCCTGGGTTTGCTCACCGGTTGTACCAGTCATTGGTTTCCAGTAGAAAGCTCTTTAGGAGTCTTGTGCCAGGGTTATGCTTAATTACTGATATACATTGTGGTATACCAGAGTTCCGTGTGTGTACTACACTGTGTATAACCAGTTTCTCTAGCATATTTAACAGTATGTATTATTggtagaatattttttttttgaactttaaaaatactgtatttttggaactttctgggtgGTCCCGGGCTtccaggggcacaggtttgatcaaggaactgaaatcccacatgccacttggTGTGaccaaaaaccaaccaaccaaacaaaaacacccaaACTGTATTTTGAAAATCATGAAATCAGAACAGTTAAAATTCTGATTGTCCAATGTATCATGCATATCTCTTCTAACTCCATATTTATACATCTGAAATGATAATTTTGAACCTGGGAGAAAAAAGCTGCTTAGAGAGCTGCCCTTTCTGGCTCTCACCTCCTCGTGGTTCTTCTTCAGGTAGGCCAGCTCCTCATTCAGGGTCTCAATCTGCGTCTCCAGGTCAGCTCTGGCCAGGGTCAGCTCATCCAGCACCCTGCGCAGGCCATTGATGTCGGCCTCCACATTCTGACACAGGGCCAGCTCGTTTTCATATCTGAAAATCAAGTGCAAAACAGTCTAGGGAATCCACACACCCATTTGAATAAGGCCCCTGCCATCTTCAGGGCTACTTTGCAAATAAATCTGGCAGCAGTGTAATGAATGATGTGGTTTTtgcttttctaactttttattttcctttttttttttaaaatggtaatttaCTGCTTAGttggagagaagtgaaaaaattatacttttctatcAGCAGTGAACCCCAGCAGCACTGCATCCCAGGCTTACAGCTTCGCTTCTGGCTGGCTGCCCTGGCTATGAAGAGTAGCAACCCCTCTCTAGGTGGAGTTTCTGATGGAAGCCTAGAAGtggctgaaaataaaataatcatttagtCATCTTGCTTAACTTTTACTcaagatttaatttaaaacatcGATATTCCTTTAGTAACTTGTACTAGGTTTCAGGCAACATCTTGTGTGGAAATTCTGTGGAGCAAACAGGACCTTAGGATTTTCCTTCTTATATctgaggggagggggtggtgtaGAAAGGAGGAAGGGATATAAAAATAAGTTCATGGTTAATATTTTAGTTGTATGTGTCATCAGGAAAAAGATCATTTTATTTAACTCTCAGGCACAAacattattaattcattttgatGCATGGAAGACTGAGGTTTAGGACACTAGTGGAATTATCTTGGCATATCATGAGTCAATAGCAAATGTGAGATATGGTAATCCACAGCCCTGGGTTTAAGCAACTTATAATTAAGGACGTGTAATGTGAACCTATTGAATCTAGATACTTTCTAGAATGCCCAGTGTAAATTTACCAAAACGTGTGTGGAACCTGTGAACTGAAGAAGGTTGAAATATTTGCCATCAACGAAGGAAAATAGAAAGTAAGAAGAAATACTGGGACATGTCAGGTATCATTAGTCGTTTATCCTACTCACTTCATTCTGAAGTCATCGGCAGCCAGTCTTGCATTGTCGATCTGCAAGATAAGCTGGGCATTTGCGATGTTGGCAGAAATGATCTGGCAAAACAGGGTAAGACACACAAAGTGAGGTCATCAAATACTAGTGTTTTGCAAATATATCTTTGGCAGGAAAATTTCAGGTGATGTTAAAGTGCTATTTTATGAAGAGTATAAAGtagctttttaaaagagaatatatgtGGAGAATCttacttaaaaattaagaaacaaacatACCTATCCCACAGAAAAAGTAGTGGGAATACAGTCATTTTATGGTGAATGATAAAATgaaactatgggcttccctggaagttcagttgataaagaatccacgtgcaatgctggagaccccagttcgattcctgggtcgggaagatcccctggagaaggggtagaccacccactccagtattcatgagcttccctggtggctcagatggtaaagaatcacctgtagtgcaggagacccgggttcgatccctgggtttggaagatcccctggaggaaggcatggcaacccactccagtattctggcctggagaatgcccatggacagaggagcctggagggctacagtccatggggttgcaaagagctggacacgactgagtgactaagcacagcccaagTATCTTGAGATGAGAATTTACTCCAAATACAGTTGAATGGAAACATATCTAAGTTTTGGGTGATTTGTCTCTGTAAAATCttgaaataggaaaaaggaaagtaCAAAATAATTCCCAAAGCCCCTCGAAAGAAACCATTTTGTTACCTTATTCCTGAGGTCTTCAATCAACGGATAATATTTACTGTAGTCATTCTGTGACCCGGGGTCTCCAGTCCCAGAGCCTCGCGTTTCATACCATTCTCGAATTTTGGTTTCTAGATCAGTGTTAGCCTCCTCTAGAGCCCGAACCTTATCCAGATAGGAAGCCAATCTGTCGTTAAGATTtttcatggtttccttttctgatcCAGAAATAAGACCTCCATCGATGCCAGAGAGAATCCCTAGAGAGCCCCCTCCCGAGCCTCCTCCGAATCCAA includes:
- the KRT12 gene encoding keratin, type I cytoskeletal 12; the protein is MALSVRTSGLPQWLSSQSGAPGRARGMSASSIGSSYGGSAFGFGGSSGGGLSATSMFGSSAGFGSSSGFGSSAGFGSSAGVGGLCGSSFAGGLGAGYGGAGGGGFGGLGIGFGGGSGGGSLGILSGIDGGLISGSEKETMKNLNDRLASYLDKVRALEEANTDLETKIREWYETRGSGTGDPGSQNDYSKYYPLIEDLRNKIISANIANAQLILQIDNARLAADDFRMKYENELALCQNVEADINGLRRVLDELTLARADLETQIETLNEELAYLKKNHEEELQSCRAGGPGQVSVEMDAAPGVDLTRLLNDMRAQYETIAEQNRKDAEAWFIEKSGELRKEISSNTEQLQSSKSEVTDLRRALQNLEIELQSQLAMKKSLEDSLAETEGDYCGQLSQVQQLIGSLEEQLLQVRADAERQSADYQRLLNVKARLELEIETYRRLLDGEAQGDCLVESSYVTASTSQAPSTDSSKDPNKARKIKTIVQEVVNGEVVSSQVQEIEELM